The Bacteroidota bacterium genomic sequence ACCGCTTCTATTTTTATTATTTTTTTGCCTCTAACCTAAAGGAAGAAAATAATGGAAATAGAAGCTACATTGTGCCTGGAAATTCTTAAAATAATGTTGTAAAACATTTTTCCGGCAAATCATCTTTCAGGAAAGAGGCAAAATTTACCGGCAAAATATTTTACGATAATTGAAACCACTCACGCCGACATGTTGTCTGTGTAATATATCCTGAATAATTCATAAATATTTCTACTACAAGCCCAAACTGTACATCATCTTTGACCGTCCTCAATTTTTATTCCATCAAAATAGCTCGCTATTACTCAAAAAGAATCTGTGGTAGTTCAAATCTGACACACATTTTGAGCTTTCGTTACGAAAATTTATGAATTAATCAGGATAGAGACTTAAGTAATAACTTTTAAGAAAACCTGAATTTAGTACTCAATTATTTTACAAAAGTTTATATATTGTGCCTTATGAAAAAAAGTTTTTTGATGTCAGGTAATTATAAAATAAATGACCATAAAAAGCCTTATTTTGTTAGAATAACAAATGTAGGTTGGAAAAGGAAAACAGGGACAACATGTCTGCCTGAGACTGTAACAAAACATTAATCAAACAAATGTAATTTTAAAAAAAGAAGAGATATGCCAGTAATTACAAAGAAAAATAAAGTAGCTTTTGTGTTAAGTGGTGGCGGTGCCAGAGGGATTGCTCATCTCGGAGCAATAAAAGCACTGAACGAAAAAGGAATATTTCCAGATTATATTTCAGCGGTAAGCTCAGGTGCAGTTTTTGGAGCTTTATACGCCGATGGATATTCGCCAGACGAAATACTTCAAATGTTTATTAATTCAAAATCGAAATATTGGGAATTGTCTTTTCCAAAGCAGGGATTACTCAAAATTTCAAAACTAACTCGTACTTTAAGGAAAAACTTAAAATCAACAAATTTCGAAACTTTAAAAATTCCTCTCTTCATTGCTGCAACTGACTTAATAAATGCAAAATGTGTATATTTTTCTTCAGGAAATTTGATACGTATAATTATTGCATCGGCAAGCATTCCGGTACTGTTTTCTCCAGTGGTGATAGACGGAATCCCTTATGTTGATGGAGGTGTTTTAAATAACTTGCCAATAAATCCAATTCGAAGTCTGGCCGATAAAATAATTGGAATTCATGTAAATCCTTTGAGCAAAGAAAAGGAATTCAATAATTTAGTGAGCATTGCAATACGTTCGTTTCACTTGAGTATTGGAAAAAATGTAAGATACAAATCTCATCAATGCGATATGTTTTTCGAACCACCAAAACTGAACA encodes the following:
- a CDS encoding patatin-like phospholipase family protein codes for the protein MPVITKKNKVAFVLSGGGARGIAHLGAIKALNEKGIFPDYISAVSSGAVFGALYADGYSPDEILQMFINSKSKYWELSFPKQGLLKISKLTRTLRKNLKSTNFETLKIPLFIAATDLINAKCVYFSSGNLIRIIIASASIPVLFSPVVIDGIPYVDGGVLNNLPINPIRSLADKIIGIHVNPLSKEKEFNNLVSIAIRSFHLSIGKNVRYKSHQCDMFFEPPKLNKYSVLETSKLTEIFDIGYKYAKNRLENELKSKLNEFS